In Chitinophaga sp. HK235, a single window of DNA contains:
- a CDS encoding site-specific integrase, with the protein MKQDKVNIKVVPDLRRVKNGERFPLKLRVTYKGVRKYYATGYDATAAEWDQLNTAEAKGDLRRIRQEIGIIEKDAERCCEGIVPFSFSQFESSFFKERIYTESIEILYNNYISELKSKDQHGTADSYTSSINCLKKYRRAPQLAHITKEYLEGFEAWMLSRGRSITTVGIYLRPLRTIMNIARENGLIKPEAYPFGKRKYIIPTGKNIKKALSKSQLKKIFEYPTDQDSGMEKAKDFWIFSYLCNGINMMDIALLKHRNAHPSYITFLREKTKRTTKGNPVNIIATRNTYIDQIIAKWGQPYTHPDGYIFNIAEIGDDAETIRKKVKQFTKNTNKWMKKIGEELGFEMPVTTYVARHSYATILVQSGAPLKLASTNLGHQSLMTTERYFAGFEMGVQEEYAKALVDFEHPV; encoded by the coding sequence ATGAAGCAGGATAAAGTAAACATCAAAGTGGTCCCGGACCTCCGGAGGGTTAAAAACGGGGAGCGGTTCCCCTTAAAGCTCCGTGTAACCTATAAAGGGGTCCGCAAATACTACGCTACCGGCTACGACGCCACGGCGGCGGAATGGGACCAGCTGAATACTGCTGAAGCCAAAGGCGACCTCCGGCGAATCCGTCAGGAGATAGGTATTATTGAAAAAGACGCGGAACGGTGCTGCGAGGGGATTGTTCCTTTCTCTTTCTCCCAATTTGAGTCCAGCTTCTTTAAGGAGCGGATTTACACGGAATCCATAGAAATATTATACAATAACTATATATCTGAGCTAAAATCAAAAGACCAGCACGGCACCGCCGACTCCTACACTTCATCTATTAACTGTCTGAAAAAGTACCGGAGGGCTCCTCAGCTCGCCCATATCACCAAAGAGTATCTGGAAGGGTTTGAAGCCTGGATGCTTTCCCGGGGTCGGTCCATTACGACGGTAGGCATTTACCTGCGGCCTCTCAGGACCATTATGAATATTGCCCGTGAAAATGGCCTTATTAAGCCGGAAGCTTACCCGTTCGGTAAACGTAAGTACATTATCCCTACCGGTAAAAACATTAAAAAGGCCTTGTCTAAATCCCAGCTGAAAAAGATCTTCGAATATCCTACCGATCAGGATTCCGGCATGGAAAAGGCGAAAGACTTCTGGATATTCAGTTACCTATGTAATGGCATCAACATGATGGACATCGCTTTGCTGAAGCACCGAAACGCCCATCCATCCTATATTACCTTCCTTCGGGAAAAGACGAAACGTACCACCAAAGGGAATCCTGTTAACATTATAGCCACCCGGAACACCTATATAGATCAGATCATAGCCAAATGGGGCCAGCCGTATACCCACCCTGACGGCTATATCTTCAACATTGCCGAAATCGGTGACGATGCAGAAACCATTCGTAAGAAGGTGAAGCAGTTCACTAAAAACACCAATAAGTGGATGAAGAAGATAGGGGAGGAGCTGGGCTTTGAGATGCCGGTGACTACCTATGTCGCCCGGCATTCATATGCTACGATCCTTGTTCAGAGCGGTGCCCCGCTGAAGCTTGCCAGTACCAACCTGGGGCATCAAAGTCTGATGACCACGGAAAGGTATTTTGCTGGGTTTGAGATGGGGGTGCAGGAGGAGTATGCGAAGGCATTAGTGGATTTTGAACATCCTGTTTGA